A region of Streptomyces sp. NBC_01264 DNA encodes the following proteins:
- a CDS encoding FadR/GntR family transcriptional regulator: protein MTTEGPGSQGLHSHVLDTIGLAITAGEHPPGSVLRTDEIAERFGASRTVVREVVRVLESMQLVESRRRVGVTVRPTEEWNVYDPRVIRWRLAGADRPRQLRSLTVLRSAIEPVAAGLAAVRATPEQCAELTEAALGMVRTSRGHQLEGYLRHDIAFHRIVLNASGNEMFARLGDVVAEVLTGRTQHAVVFHDPDPAAVTLHVRVAEAVREGDAAGAEALTRQIAVGALEELDVLAP from the coding sequence ATGACCACTGAAGGGCCGGGCAGCCAAGGGCTCCACTCCCACGTGCTGGACACCATCGGCCTGGCGATCACGGCCGGGGAGCACCCGCCGGGCAGCGTGCTGCGCACCGACGAGATCGCGGAGCGCTTCGGCGCCTCGCGGACCGTGGTCCGCGAAGTGGTCCGCGTACTGGAATCGATGCAGCTGGTCGAATCCCGCCGCCGGGTCGGCGTCACCGTCCGCCCCACCGAGGAGTGGAACGTCTACGACCCGCGCGTCATCCGCTGGCGCCTCGCCGGCGCGGACCGCCCACGGCAGTTGCGCTCCCTCACCGTGCTGCGCTCGGCCATCGAACCGGTCGCCGCCGGACTCGCGGCGGTCCGGGCCACCCCGGAGCAGTGCGCCGAGCTCACCGAGGCGGCCCTGGGCATGGTCCGCACCTCACGCGGCCATCAGCTCGAGGGGTACCTCCGGCACGACATCGCCTTCCACCGGATCGTGCTCAACGCCTCCGGCAACGAGATGTTCGCGCGGCTCGGCGACGTCGTCGCCGAGGTCCTGACCGGGCGCACCCAGCACGCGGTGGTGTTCCACGACCCCGACCCGGCGGCCGTCACGCTGCACGTACGGGTGGCCGAAGCCGTACGGGAGGGCGACGCGGCCGGCGCGGAGGCGCTGACGCGGCAGATCGCGGTCGGCGCCCTGGAGGAACTGGACGTACTCGCGCCATAG
- a CDS encoding gluconate:H+ symporter — protein MTSLSVETLAAAAAEPITSAGNTQLGIAVLAGIAVIVLLITRLKLHAFLALTLGSLALGVFAGAPLAKTVSSFTTGLGSTVAGVGVLIALGAILGKLLADSGGADEIVDTILARAKGRAMPWAMVLIASVIGLPLFFEVGIVLLIPVVLLVAKRGNYSLMRIGIPALAGLSVMHGLIPPHPGPLVAIDALDANLGLTLALGVLVAVPTVVIAGPVFSRYAARWVDIPAPEHMVPQRPTTEPEHRPRFGATVFTVLLPVVLMLMKALVDIVVNDPADSVQRVTDVAGSPLIALLAAVLVGMFTLGRAAGFTKARLSVTVEKSLAPIAGILLIVGAGGGFKTTLIDVGVGQMIMDLSENWAIPTLLLAWLIAVAIRLATGSATVATISAAGLLAPLAAGMPSTETALLVLAIGAGSLFFSHVNDAGFWLVKEYFGMTVGQTLKTWSMMETIISVVGLGFVLLLSLVL, from the coding sequence GTGACCAGTCTCAGCGTCGAGACTCTGGCAGCGGCCGCCGCCGAGCCGATCACCTCGGCCGGCAACACCCAGCTGGGGATAGCCGTCCTCGCGGGCATCGCCGTCATCGTCCTGCTCATCACGCGCCTCAAGCTGCACGCCTTCCTGGCGCTGACGCTCGGCTCGCTCGCCCTGGGGGTGTTCGCCGGCGCCCCCCTCGCCAAGACCGTCTCCAGCTTCACCACCGGGCTCGGCTCCACCGTCGCGGGTGTCGGCGTACTCATCGCGCTCGGCGCCATCCTCGGCAAGCTGCTCGCCGACTCGGGCGGCGCGGACGAGATCGTGGACACCATCCTGGCGCGCGCCAAGGGCCGCGCCATGCCGTGGGCGATGGTGCTGATCGCCTCGGTGATCGGCCTCCCGCTCTTCTTCGAGGTCGGCATCGTGCTGCTGATCCCAGTGGTCCTGCTGGTGGCCAAGCGGGGCAACTACTCGCTCATGCGGATCGGCATCCCCGCACTGGCCGGCCTGTCCGTGATGCACGGGCTGATCCCGCCGCACCCGGGCCCGCTGGTCGCCATCGACGCGCTCGACGCCAACCTGGGCCTCACCCTCGCGCTCGGCGTGCTCGTCGCCGTCCCGACCGTGGTCATCGCGGGTCCGGTGTTCTCCCGGTACGCAGCCCGATGGGTGGACATCCCGGCGCCCGAGCACATGGTCCCGCAGCGGCCCACGACGGAGCCGGAGCACCGCCCGCGCTTCGGGGCCACGGTCTTCACCGTGCTGCTGCCGGTGGTCCTCATGCTGATGAAGGCCCTGGTCGACATCGTGGTCAACGACCCGGCCGACAGCGTGCAGCGGGTCACCGACGTGGCCGGATCACCCCTGATCGCGCTGCTCGCGGCGGTGCTCGTGGGCATGTTCACCCTCGGCCGGGCGGCCGGCTTCACCAAGGCGCGGCTGTCCGTGACGGTGGAGAAGTCGCTGGCACCGATCGCGGGCATCCTGCTGATCGTGGGTGCGGGCGGCGGCTTCAAGACGACGCTGATCGACGTGGGCGTCGGCCAGATGATCATGGATCTGTCCGAGAACTGGGCGATACCCACCCTCCTGCTGGCCTGGCTCATCGCGGTGGCCATCCGCCTGGCGACCGGCTCGGCCACGGTCGCCACCATCTCCGCGGCCGGCCTGTTGGCCCCGCTCGCGGCGGGCATGCCGTCCACCGAGACCGCCCTGCTGGTCCTGGCCATCGGAGCGGGATCGCTGTTCTTCAGCCACGTCAACGACGCCGGGTTCTGGCTCGTGAAGGAGTACTTCGGCATGACGGTCGGCCAGACCCTCAAGACCTGGTCGATGATGGAGACCATCATCTCGGTGGTCGGCCTGGGCTTCGTCCTGCTGCTGTCGCTGGTCCTCTGA
- a CDS encoding agmatine deiminase family protein, with protein MPHLPPTRRTALRTFAGLGALAFGAAACGPSQSAPRPNAAPGTAQPSPAGAKRRFGAEWESHTLTFMAWPALDAVWMEDLRYVREDIARIARAVGGYEEVVMMARPEQVAAAQKACGSDVEVIPLAVDDMWARDTVPVFVEEGSKLVGVDFNFNGWGDKQEHKNDAQVGRLLLQNHGIPRVQAPLVAEGGSVETDGEGTLLVTESSIVNDNRNRGKSRDQIEAELKKTLGVEKVVWLAGVRGQDITDAHVDSLVRFTAPGVVLLDRAHPNTPKDSWSRSADQAKAVLSKATDARGRKFEIIDLPQPDLDRITGEGDDFVSTYANFYVANDSVFMPKFGDRQADDRARGILQEHFPKRDVVPVAIDTIASGGGGIHCSTHDQPGKPAA; from the coding sequence GTGCCCCACCTGCCCCCCACGCGCCGGACCGCCCTCCGTACCTTCGCCGGGCTGGGCGCCCTCGCCTTCGGGGCCGCCGCCTGCGGCCCCTCGCAGAGCGCCCCGCGCCCCAACGCCGCCCCCGGTACCGCCCAGCCCTCCCCGGCCGGGGCGAAGCGCCGGTTCGGCGCCGAGTGGGAGAGCCACACCCTCACCTTCATGGCCTGGCCGGCCCTGGACGCGGTCTGGATGGAGGACCTGCGCTACGTGCGCGAGGACATCGCACGGATCGCGCGGGCCGTCGGCGGCTACGAGGAGGTCGTCATGATGGCCCGGCCCGAGCAGGTGGCCGCGGCGCAGAAGGCCTGCGGCTCCGACGTCGAGGTGATCCCGCTGGCCGTGGACGACATGTGGGCCCGCGACACCGTCCCCGTCTTCGTCGAGGAGGGGAGCAAGCTCGTCGGCGTCGACTTCAACTTCAACGGCTGGGGCGACAAGCAGGAGCACAAGAACGACGCCCAGGTCGGGCGCCTCCTGCTCCAGAACCACGGGATCCCCCGGGTCCAGGCTCCGCTGGTGGCCGAGGGCGGCTCCGTCGAGACCGACGGCGAGGGCACCCTGCTGGTCACCGAGAGCTCGATCGTCAACGACAACCGCAACCGCGGCAAGAGCCGGGACCAGATCGAGGCCGAGCTCAAGAAGACCCTGGGCGTGGAGAAGGTGGTCTGGCTGGCCGGCGTACGCGGCCAGGACATCACCGACGCGCACGTGGACAGCCTCGTACGGTTCACCGCCCCCGGTGTCGTCCTGCTGGACCGCGCGCACCCGAACACCCCGAAGGACTCCTGGTCCCGCTCCGCGGACCAGGCGAAGGCGGTCCTGTCGAAGGCCACGGACGCCCGCGGGCGGAAGTTCGAGATCATCGACCTGCCGCAGCCCGACCTGGACCGGATCACGGGCGAGGGCGACGACTTCGTGTCGACCTACGCCAACTTCTACGTGGCCAACGACTCCGTCTTCATGCCGAAGTTCGGGGACCGCCAGGCCGACGACCGGGCCCGCGGTATCCTGCAGGAACACTTCCCCAAGCGGGACGTCGTCCCCGTCGCGATCGACACGATCGCCTCGGGCGGCGGCGGCATCCACTGCTCGACCCACGACCAGCCCGGCAAACCCGCCGCGTGA
- a CDS encoding DUF4436 family protein: protein MSAPRRLPLLPALLLLVIVASVGVGAWLQFGERQAQDTVHTAGRADADRVDVEATIQRADAAGRELVLRVLVTPRGALAEADGVAPVEDLTLQTSASTRDDLTFKAHQRIAGRDVPVAMTGGSVTDYPFDAYGADVEFAAVMGHEKVPVRVLFSNNDVLFASTVEASTAGDGAAVLDIGLARSNSVLVFAVFMMIAMWALAVSVLIGGWFLVTRRKGLTWPALGWMAATLFALAAFRNTAPGTPPIGCLLDYLAFLWAEILIAFCLITVVVAGCRAESRAEPAADEAGMA from the coding sequence GTGAGCGCGCCGCGGCGCCTGCCGCTGCTCCCGGCCCTGCTCCTGCTGGTGATCGTGGCTTCGGTCGGGGTGGGGGCCTGGCTGCAGTTCGGCGAACGCCAGGCCCAGGACACCGTGCACACCGCGGGGCGGGCCGATGCGGACCGGGTGGACGTCGAGGCGACGATCCAGCGGGCCGACGCGGCCGGGCGCGAACTGGTGCTGCGGGTCCTGGTGACGCCCAGGGGAGCGCTGGCCGAGGCCGACGGGGTCGCACCCGTCGAGGACCTCACCCTCCAGACCTCGGCGTCCACCCGTGACGACCTGACCTTCAAGGCCCACCAGCGGATCGCCGGCCGGGACGTGCCGGTGGCCATGACGGGCGGCTCCGTCACGGACTACCCGTTCGACGCCTACGGGGCGGACGTGGAGTTCGCGGCCGTCATGGGCCACGAGAAGGTTCCGGTGCGGGTCCTGTTCTCCAACAACGACGTGCTCTTCGCGTCCACGGTGGAGGCCTCGACGGCGGGCGACGGCGCCGCCGTCCTCGACATCGGGCTGGCCCGGTCGAACAGCGTGCTCGTGTTCGCCGTGTTCATGATGATCGCGATGTGGGCGCTCGCGGTGTCCGTCCTGATCGGCGGGTGGTTCCTCGTCACCCGCCGCAAGGGGCTCACCTGGCCCGCCCTCGGCTGGATGGCCGCCACCCTGTTCGCACTGGCGGCCTTCCGCAACACCGCCCCGGGCACACCGCCGATCGGCTGTCTGCTCGACTACCTCGCCTTCCTCTGGGCGGAGATCCTCATCGCGTTCTGCCTGATCACCGTGGTGGTGGCGGGGTGCAGAGCGGAGTCCCGCGCGGAGCCTGCGGCGGACGAGGCGGGCATGGCCTGA
- a CDS encoding gluconokinase: protein MTRVIVVMGVAGTGKTTVGRLLADALALPYAEGDAFHPAANVAKMSAGIPLDDADRQPWLDLIGEWMRNRAGIGGGVVSASSLKRAYRDRLRAVAPDTVFVHLTGERPLIEERMAARKGHFMPTTLLDSQFAALEPLQPDELGVLVDVSGEPEEITARALAALRRLPSPVA, encoded by the coding sequence ATGACGCGCGTCATTGTGGTGATGGGTGTGGCCGGGACGGGAAAGACGACCGTGGGCCGGCTGCTCGCCGACGCGCTCGCCCTCCCCTATGCGGAGGGCGACGCCTTCCACCCCGCGGCCAACGTCGCCAAGATGTCCGCCGGCATCCCCCTGGACGACGCGGACCGCCAGCCCTGGCTGGACCTGATCGGCGAATGGATGCGCAACCGGGCCGGCATCGGCGGCGGGGTCGTCTCCGCCTCCTCCCTCAAGCGGGCCTACCGGGACCGGCTCCGGGCCGTCGCGCCGGACACCGTCTTCGTCCACCTCACCGGCGAGCGGCCGCTGATCGAGGAGCGCATGGCCGCGCGCAAGGGGCATTTCATGCCCACCACGCTGCTGGATTCGCAGTTCGCCGCGCTGGAGCCGCTCCAGCCGGACGAACTCGGCGTCCTCGTCGACGTGTCCGGAGAACCGGAGGAGATCACCGCGCGCGCCCTGGCCGCCCTGCGCCGCCTCCCGTCACCGGTCGCGTAG
- a CDS encoding cytochrome P450: MTARAGRGGSARFAAAHTLPALVRGFVSARPRAVRGHAGPDRPRWSAATLRALRDRHGGAPVLVRGLTGTVLLILDPQDIRQFYAEPVGSTGRPAAGADGCAHAGLDAGQRSVDDSVLAAGLPVHPSCGAFLSVLTDEARRLTAGGSLELARVRHSVARAARRIVLGDAAAEDVELGRRLGRFHDRAGARIAAYADLAEPHTLIGRARRHADPLGGPDAAWPDPVGQVRQWLAAFDLVPGILLRTLLLLGAHPAEQDAVAAEARAAGWAQGSAQGALPRLRACVRESLRLYPAVPDLIRITRAETEWRGVRHPAGTCVVLPVLFHQRDPEHVPAAHVFVPGRWASREADRDVRMAPFSHAGGRCPGEQLGLMVTAALCAEVLRGHRVRPVRPVLDPHGPLPATLDPQGIRLRLNRR; the protein is encoded by the coding sequence ATGACGGCGCGGGCGGGGCGCGGCGGAAGTGCCAGGTTCGCCGCCGCCCACACGCTGCCCGCCCTGGTACGGGGCTTCGTGAGCGCCCGCCCCCGTGCGGTGCGCGGGCACGCCGGGCCGGACCGGCCCCGCTGGTCCGCCGCCACCCTGCGGGCGCTGCGCGACCGGCACGGCGGGGCGCCCGTGCTCGTACGGGGACTGACCGGCACCGTCCTGCTCATCCTCGACCCGCAGGACATCCGGCAGTTCTACGCCGAGCCGGTCGGCTCCACCGGCCGGCCCGCCGCCGGCGCGGACGGCTGCGCCCATGCCGGACTCGACGCCGGGCAGCGGTCGGTCGACGACTCCGTGCTCGCCGCGGGACTGCCGGTGCACCCCTCGTGCGGGGCCTTCCTCTCGGTCCTCACCGACGAGGCCCGGCGCCTGACGGCCGGCGGTTCCCTCGAACTCGCCCGCGTCAGGCACTCCGTGGCCCGCGCGGCCCGGCGCATCGTCCTCGGGGACGCAGCCGCCGAGGACGTGGAACTCGGCCGCCGCCTCGGGCGGTTCCACGACCGGGCGGGTGCGCGGATCGCCGCCTACGCCGACCTGGCCGAGCCGCACACCCTCATCGGGCGGGCCCGCCGCCACGCGGACCCCCTCGGGGGGCCGGACGCGGCCTGGCCGGACCCGGTCGGGCAGGTCCGCCAGTGGCTGGCCGCCTTCGACCTGGTCCCCGGCATCCTGCTGCGCACCCTGCTGCTGCTCGGCGCGCATCCGGCCGAACAGGACGCCGTCGCCGCCGAGGCACGGGCCGCCGGATGGGCGCAGGGCAGTGCCCAGGGCGCGCTGCCCCGGCTGCGGGCCTGCGTCCGGGAATCGCTGCGGCTCTATCCGGCCGTGCCCGACCTGATACGGATCACCCGGGCCGAGACCGAATGGCGGGGCGTGCGGCATCCCGCCGGGACCTGCGTGGTGCTGCCGGTGCTGTTCCACCAGCGCGACCCCGAACACGTCCCCGCCGCGCACGTCTTCGTACCGGGCCGGTGGGCCTCGCGCGAAGCGGACCGGGACGTCCGGATGGCCCCGTTCAGCCATGCCGGCGGACGCTGCCCCGGCGAACAGCTGGGGCTGATGGTCACCGCGGCGCTCTGCGCGGAAGTGCTGCGCGGACACCGGGTCCGGCCCGTCCGGCCCGTGCTCGACCCCCACGGCCCGCTCCCCGCGACCCTGGACCCGCAAGGGATCCGCCTGCGCCTGAACCGCCGTTGA